A single Nicotiana tabacum cultivar K326 chromosome 5, ASM71507v2, whole genome shotgun sequence DNA region contains:
- the LOC107828694 gene encoding sucrose-phosphatase 2-like isoform X1, with amino-acid sequence MDRLTSAARLMIVSDLDHTMVDHHDAENLSLLRFNALWEANYRDNSLLVFSTGRSPTLYKELRKEKPMLTPDITIMSVGTEITYGNSMVPDDGWEAFLNNKWDRKIVTEETSKFPELTLQSETEQRPHKVSFYVQKDKAQDVMKTLSKRLEERGLDVKIIYSGGMDLDILPQGAGKGQALAYLLKKLKSEGKLPNNTLACGDSGNDAELFSIPDVYGVMVANAQEELLQWHAANAKNNPKVIHATERCAAGIIQAIGHFNLGPSTSPRDVMDLSDCKMENFVPAYEVVKFYLFFEKWRRGEIEHSEHYLSNLKAVCRPSGTFVHPSGVEKSLQECVTLFRTCHGDKQGKQFRIWVDQVLPVQVGSDSWLVSFKKWEFSGEDRRCCVTTVLLSSKNKTVADGLTWTHVHQTWLNGAAASDSTTWFF; translated from the exons ATGGATCGGCTAACCAGTGCTGCACGTCTCATGATAGTCTCAGATCTAGACCATACAATG GTAGATCATCATGATGCCGAGAACCTTTCTCTGCTTAGATTTAATGCCTTATGGGAGGCCAATTATCGTGATAACTCTTTGTTAGTGTTCTCAACTGGGAGATCACCTACACTTTACAAGGAGTTGAGGAAAGAAAAGCCCATGCTAACCCCAGATATTACTATTATGTCCGTGGGAACTGAAATAACATATGGTAACTCTATGGTGCCTGATGATGGCTGGGAAGCTTTTCTCAATAACAAGTGGGACAGAAAGATAGTAACCGAGGAAACTAGCAAGTTTCCTGAACTCACTCTACAG TCGGAAACTGAGCAGCGACCACACAAGGTCAGTTTCTATGTTCAGAAAGACAAAGCACAGGATGTAATGAAAACACTTTCCAAGCGCTTGGAAGAACGTGGG ctggatgttaaaataatttacAGTGGGGGAATGGATCTAGATATATTACCACAAGGCGCTGGCAAAGGACAAGCACTTGCATATTTGCTTAAGAAATTGAAGAGTGAGGGTAAATTGCCAAACAACACCCTTGCCTGCGGTGACTCCGGGAATGATGCTGAGCTATTCAGTATCCCGGATGTGTATGGTGTAATG GTAGCTAATGCGCAGGAGGAATTATTGCAATGGCATgctgcaaatgcgaagaataatCCTAAAGTAATTCATGCAACAGAGAGGTGTGCTGCCGGTATCATACAAGCTATCGGTCATTTCAACCTAGGTCCAAGTACCTCTCCTAGAGATGTTATGGATTTGTCAGACTGCAAGATGGAGAACTTTGTTCCCGCCTATGAAGTTGTCAAATTTTACCTGTTTTTTGAGAAATGGAGGCGTGGAGAAATTGAGCATTCTGAGCATTACTTGTCAAACCTGAAAGCAGTGTGT agaccatctggtacttttgTCCACCCATCTGGTGTCGAGAAATCCCTTCAGGAATGTGTAACTTTATTCAGGACGTGTCATGGTGACAAACAGGGGAAACAATTTCGTATTTGGGTCGATCAAGTTTTACCTGTACAGGTTGGTTCAGACTCATGGTTAGTGAGTTTCAAGAAGTGGGAGTTCTCTG GTGAAGACAGGCGATGTTGCGTAACTACAGTCCTATTAAGTTCAAAG AATAAGACTGTCGCGGATGGACTCACTTGGACACACGTACATCAGACATGGCTGAATGGAGCTGCAGCAAGTGACTCTACGACCTGGTTCTTTTAG
- the LOC107828695 gene encoding uncharacterized protein LOC107828695 gives MTFYTQIFLVFTISFFLTTLPSKAYKNYPTLSQSHAPALSPQQSSSSTSALFSASASSLSSLTASVTSATTFEIPKNIPVISTEDVSIFVKAIMDATMSKTDEFISKVIDKRLAEPNTDIYAKDCLETCKSVFEDAKDAMKRTEEDVKAGNMYKANVDVSAMSTNIDTCNECATSIYGFDPEFKKFDNWAQGIASDCLDKITGQNS, from the coding sequence aTGACCTTTTATACCCAAATATTTCTTGTCTTCACCatttctttcttccttacaaCCCTCCCCTCTAAGGCATACAAAAATTACCCCACTCTATCACAATCCCATGCACCTGCCCTTTCTCCACAACAGTCCTCGTCCTCGACCTCGGCCTTATTCTCTGCCTCGGCCTCTTCATTGTCATCCCTAACTGCCTCTGTAACCTCTGcaacaacttttgaaattccaaaaaacatCCCCGTTATCTCAACAGAAGATGTCTCGATATTTGTAAAAGCCATCATGGATGCAACAATGTCCAAGACCGACGAATTTATTAGCAAAGTCATTGACAAACGTTTGGCTGAACCAAACACAGACATTTATGCTAAGGATTGTCTTGAGACATGCAAGTCTGTGTTTGAAGATGCAAAGGATGCAATGAAGAGGACTGAGGAAGATGTGAAAGCAGGAAATATGTACAAAGCTAATGTGGATGTTAGTGCCATGTCAACAAACATTGATACTTGCAATGAATGTGCTACTTCTATATATGGATTTGATCCTGAGTTCAAGAAATTTGACAATTGGGCACAAGGGATTGCTAGTGATTGCCTTGATAAGATTACTGGCCAAAACAGTTAA
- the LOC107828694 gene encoding sucrose-phosphatase 2-like isoform X2, whose amino-acid sequence MDRLTSAARLMIVSDLDHTMVDHHDAENLSLLRFNALWEANYRDNSLLVFSTGRSPTLYKELRKEKPMLTPDITIMSVGTEITYGNSMVPDDGWEAFLNNKWDRKIVTEETSKFPELTLQSETEQRPHKVSFYVQKDKAQDVMKTLSKRLEERGLDVKIIYSGGMDLDILPQGAGKGQALAYLLKKLKSEGKLPNNTLACGDSGNDAELFSIPDVYGVMVANAQEELLQWHAANAKNNPKVIHATERCAAGIIQAIGHFNLGPSTSPRDVMDLSDCKMENFVPAYEVVKFYLFFEKWRRGEIEHSEHYLSNLKAVCRPSGTFVHPSGVEKSLQECVTLFRTCHGDKQGKQFRIWVDQVLPVQVGSDSWLVSFKKWEFSVPTLLWSTKKSKQKFL is encoded by the exons ATGGATCGGCTAACCAGTGCTGCACGTCTCATGATAGTCTCAGATCTAGACCATACAATG GTAGATCATCATGATGCCGAGAACCTTTCTCTGCTTAGATTTAATGCCTTATGGGAGGCCAATTATCGTGATAACTCTTTGTTAGTGTTCTCAACTGGGAGATCACCTACACTTTACAAGGAGTTGAGGAAAGAAAAGCCCATGCTAACCCCAGATATTACTATTATGTCCGTGGGAACTGAAATAACATATGGTAACTCTATGGTGCCTGATGATGGCTGGGAAGCTTTTCTCAATAACAAGTGGGACAGAAAGATAGTAACCGAGGAAACTAGCAAGTTTCCTGAACTCACTCTACAG TCGGAAACTGAGCAGCGACCACACAAGGTCAGTTTCTATGTTCAGAAAGACAAAGCACAGGATGTAATGAAAACACTTTCCAAGCGCTTGGAAGAACGTGGG ctggatgttaaaataatttacAGTGGGGGAATGGATCTAGATATATTACCACAAGGCGCTGGCAAAGGACAAGCACTTGCATATTTGCTTAAGAAATTGAAGAGTGAGGGTAAATTGCCAAACAACACCCTTGCCTGCGGTGACTCCGGGAATGATGCTGAGCTATTCAGTATCCCGGATGTGTATGGTGTAATG GTAGCTAATGCGCAGGAGGAATTATTGCAATGGCATgctgcaaatgcgaagaataatCCTAAAGTAATTCATGCAACAGAGAGGTGTGCTGCCGGTATCATACAAGCTATCGGTCATTTCAACCTAGGTCCAAGTACCTCTCCTAGAGATGTTATGGATTTGTCAGACTGCAAGATGGAGAACTTTGTTCCCGCCTATGAAGTTGTCAAATTTTACCTGTTTTTTGAGAAATGGAGGCGTGGAGAAATTGAGCATTCTGAGCATTACTTGTCAAACCTGAAAGCAGTGTGT agaccatctggtacttttgTCCACCCATCTGGTGTCGAGAAATCCCTTCAGGAATGTGTAACTTTATTCAGGACGTGTCATGGTGACAAACAGGGGAAACAATTTCGTATTTGGGTCGATCAAGTTTTACCTGTACAGGTTGGTTCAGACTCATGGTTAGTGAGTTTCAAGAAGTGGGAGTTCTCTG TGCCTACGCTACTTTGGTCTACCAAGAAGTCAAAACAGAAATTCTTATGA